The Anaeromyxobacter diazotrophicus genome includes the window GGTCCAGCCGTTCCCGGGGAACCGCAACTGGGGGTACGACGGCGTCTCGCTGCACGCGGTCCACGAGGGCTACGGCGGGCCGGAGGCGCTGCAGCGCTTCGTGGATCAGGCGCACGCGCTCGGCCTCGCCGTCTGCCTCGACGTCGTCTACAACCACCTCGGGCCGGAGGGGAACTACCTGTCGGTGTGGGCCCCGTACTTCACCGATCGGCACAAGTCGCCCTGGGGCGATGGGGTCAACTACGACGGGCCGGACGCGGGGCCCGTGCGCGCCTACGTCCTCCAGGCCGCGCTGCAGTGGGTGCGCGACTTCCGGGTGGACGCGCTGCGCCTCGACGCCGTCCACGCCATCCCGGACGACAGCCCGCGCCACCTCGTCGGGGCGCTCTCCGACGCCGTGCGCGCGTTCGCCGACGGGAGCGGGCGCCGGATCCACGTGGTGGCGGAGAGCGATCTCGAGGACCGCAAGGTGGTGGACCCGCCGCCCGGAGGCTGGGGCTGCGCCGCCATGTGGGCGGACGACTTCCACCACGCGGTGCACGCGCTGCTCACCGGGGAGCGGGGCGCCTTCTACCAGGACTTCGGCGGGATGGCGCCGCTCGCCCGCGCCCTCGCCGAGGGGTTCGCCTTCCAGGGCGAGCCGTCGCGCTTCAGGAAGAAGCCGTGGGGGACGGACACCCGGGGCCTCGCCCCGTCGCAGTTCGTCTTCTCCCTCCAGAACCACGATCAGGTGGGGAACCGGCCGGCCGGGGAGCGCCTCGCGGCGCTGGTGCCGGGCGAGGCGCTCTTCCCGCTGGCCGCGCTCCTGCTCCTCGGGCCCGGCCTGCCGCTCCTCTTCATGGGCGAGGAGTACGGGGAGGAGCGGCCGTTCCTCTACTTCACGAGCCACGGCGACCCGGCGCTGGCGAAGGCGGTGAGCGAGGGCCGCAAGGCGGAGCACCTCGCCGAGGCCGGCGCGGGCGGGGTGCCCGATCCCCAGGACGAGGACACCTTCCGCCGCTCGATCCTCGCGCACCGCCGCGACGGGCGGCACGGTGAGCTCTGGCGGCACCACCGCGAGCTGCTGCGGATCCGCCGCCGGCACGCCGCCGCCCTCGGCCAGCGCTGGCCGGAGGTGGCGGTGGACGGGACGAGCCTCGCGCTGCGCCGGCCGGGCCTGGAGGTGGAGGTGAACCTCGGCCCTTCCCCGGCCGGCGGGCTGCCGGCCTGGGGGTGGCGCGTGCGCGAGGGGTGAGCGCCGTCAGCGCTTCAGCTTCTCGCGCAGCAGATCGCCGAGGGTGCCGAAGCCCTTGCCCCCGCGCCCCTGCGGCGCGGCCTGGCGCAGGTACTCCTGCGCCTCCTTGCGCTCCGCGGCCTGCTCCGCCTCGGTCTTGGAGAGCCGGAGCCGGCCCTGCTCGTCGATGGCGGAGATGGCGCAGTCGAGCTGGTCGCCCACCTTGAACGCGCGGCGCAGGTCGGTGCCGCGCGGCGTCCCGGTCTCGCTGGCGGGCACGAGCCCCCGGCCGCCGGCGAAGCGCACGAAGAGCCCGAACGGCTCGATCTTGTCCACGGAGGCCTTCACCACGTCGCCCACCCTGGGGGGCGGCGGCGGCGCGGTGACGGGCCGCGCCTCGCCGGGCGCGGGCGCCTTCGGCTCGGGGCGCGGGGCGAGCGCGCGCACGGAGAGGCCGATGCGCTCGCCGCGCTTCGCGTCCTGCTCCAGCTTCACCACCTGGACCGTGACCGCGTCGCCGGCCTTCAGGAGCTCCTGCGGCTTCGAGACGCGATCCCAGGAGAGCTCGGAGACGTGGACCAGGCCCTCCAGGCCGCCGATGTCCACGAACGCGCCGTAGTCCTGCACGCTCGTGACGGTGCCCTGGAAGACGGCGCCCTCCGCGAGCTGCTCGCGCGTCTTCCGGGCGCGCTCCGCCTTCTCCTCCTCGAGGAGCGCGCGGCGCGACAGCACCGCGTCGCGGCCGTCGGCGCGCTGGACCTTGAACTGCAGCTTCTGGCCGACGAAGGCCGAGGGATCGCCGACGAACCGGACGTCGATCTGCGAGACGGGGCAGAAGGCGCGCTGGCCCATCACCTCCACCTCGAGGCCGCCCTTGTTGACCGCCTTCACGACGCCGTCCACCGGCAGGCCGGTGCGGGCGGCCTCGACCAGGGCCTCGCGGTCGTGGGCGCCCTTGTGCCCCCGCCCCTTCGAGATCACCACCCCGCGCTCGCCGCCCTTCACCACCACGCCGTCGACGATGTCGCCGACCCGGGCGGTCACCTCGCCGTCGTCGCCCTTGAGCTCGGCGATCTCGATCATGCCCTCGGCGAGCCCGGTCCCGAGCTCGAGGAAGGCGACGTCGTGGCCGAGCTGGATGATCTTGGCGGCGACCTTCTCGCCCACCTGCCAGCGCTTGCGCGGGCCGGCCTCGCTGCCGGCCAGCAGGTCGGCGAAGGAGCCCTCCTCCGGGATCGGCGCCTCGGGCGGCGGCGGCGGCGGCTCGCCGCGGAGCTGCGGCTCGCGCGGCGCGGCCTCGCGGGCCGGCCCCTCCTCGCGCTCGCGCCGCGGGCGATCGCCGCGCGGCCGGTCCCCGCGCCCGCGCGGAGCGCCGGAGCGGGCAGGGCCGGGGCGGCCAGGCCCGCGCGCGCCGCCCGGGCCACCGCCGGGCGCGCCGCCGGGGGCGCCGCGCCGGTCGGCGACGCGCTGCCAGAGCGGCCGGGCGTCGGCCTTCTCCGGCGGGGGCGCGCGGTCGGCCTGCGGGGCAGGTTCGGGAGGGAGCGGCGTCACGACGCCCTTGCGGATCACCACCGGGCCCGCCGAACCGGGCTTCTTCTCGTCGGCCATGGGGCGCGGTTTATAGCAGAGGAGAGAAGGGGCGGCACCCGTCGTCGGGGTGGGGGCCGGGCGGCGAAAATGTTATGGACCCGCCTCCATGGCCGGCCGGGTGGTGATCTTCGTGACGCGAGGGGACGAGTCGGCGCTCCGCCTGGCGGGCGCGTGCGCCCTCGCCGCCGCCGCGATGGACGACCGGGTGGACCTCTTCCTGTTCGGCCGGGCGGTCGCGGCCGCGGTCGAGGCGGCGGGTGACCCCGAGCACCCGGCGGCGCTGCTCCACCAGGCGCGGGCGGCCGGCCGCTGCCGGCTCCTCGGGTGCAGCGCGAGCGCGGTGGCCGAAGGGGTGGACCTCGCCCGGGCGGAGGCGGCCCTGGACGCGGTGGTGGGGTGGCCGACGGTGCTGGAGTGGAGCCGCGGCGTGGTCGATCGCTTCTACTTTTGACGTTTTCGCGTGGCGAGGAAGAGCCGCCTCCTCCCGGGCGTTCTTCCGGCTGCCCTCTTCCCCGGTGAGCCATGGTGAACCTGTCGATCGATCCCCCTCCTTTTGGCGGCGGCCCTGGTGGCGGCGGCCTCGCGCGCTGGCTCGTGTACCCGGCGCTGCTCGTCGTCGGCCTCGCCGGCGGCTTCGTGGCCGGCCGCAAGACCGCGCCGCGGCTGCCCGCCGGGCCGGTGGCGGCCGCGCCCGCGCCCGCCCGGCCCCAGCCTCCGCCGGCCCCGCCGGCCGCGGGCGCCCCCGCACCGGCCCCCGCTCCTGCCGCGCCCGGTAGCGCCGCCGTCGCGGCCGCCCCGGCCGCCCCGGCCGGCAACGCCGCGCAGCCGCCGGCGGCGGTCACGCCGCCCGGCGCGCCGCAGGGCCCGCTCGTCAGGCGCATCAGCGTGACGCTCCAGGGACCGCTCGAGGAGAGCATCTCGCGGGCGCTGCCCGAGGCGGAGCGGAGCTGGGGCGAGGAGCTCACCCAGGTGGTGAACCGGCTGCTCGTGTGGTCGATGCAGGTGAGCCGCGACGGCCGCAAGGGCGACAAGCTCGAGGTGCTGTACGAGCTCCCGACGGCGCAGCCGAGCGAGGTGCAGGCCATCGGCGACGCGGGCCCGGCCTCGAAGGAGCCCACCGTGCTCGCGCTGCGCTACGGCTCGCAGAAGCTCGGCAAGCTCCTCACCGCCTACCGCTTCAAGCCCGAGGGCGCGCCCTTCGCGCGCTACTACACGGCCGAGGGCGTCGAGGTCGAGGAGCACCTCCAGGACAGCCCGGTCGAGGGGTACGAGCAGATCACCTCGCTCCTGCGCGACGGCCGCCGGCACAAGGGCGTCGACTACAAGACGCCGGTGGGCACCCCGGTGAAGGCGCCCTTCGACGGGCAGATCACCCGCCGCAACTGGCACTTCGGCGCCAACGGCAACTGCCTGGAGCTCGTCGACGCGAAGAGCGGGCGCCACGCCATCTTCCTCCACCTGGAGGCGGCCCCGAAGGAGATGCAGCCGGGCACGAAGGTGGCGAAGGGCCAGGTCATCGCGAAGTCCGGCAACAGCGGGCACTCCACGGCGCCGCACCTCCACTACCAGCTGGAGGCGCCGGACGGCCGCGTGCTCGACCCGTTCGCGGTCCTGCCGACCCGGCAGGTGAAGCTCGACGGGGCGTCGAAGGGCGCGTTCGATCAGGAGCGCAGCCGGCTGGAGCCGATGCTGATCGCCAAGCGCTAGCTGCGGGGGTGATTCCCTGCCGTCCCTCAGGGTCCGCGGCGTTCCGCGCGATCGGGTCCGAGCGGGGGCGGCGGGGTAGCCCTCCGCCGGAGCGCAGGCTGACCTGCGGAAGACTACGATCGCCCGGCGGGCGCTGCACCGCCGGTGCCGCGCCGGCGCTAGCTTCCCCGGGCGCCACCGCGGCGCGGCACGTTGCGGTGCAAGCCGCAGAGCGTTTCTGAGACGCTGGCCGTAGCAACCCCGGCAGGTCATTTGCCGAGCACCGCCGGAGGGCTACCCCACAGCCCCGGCGACCGTACCCTCGATTGGCGTGGCGTGGCGTGGCGTGGCGTTGCGCCCCTGCGCTCGCGCGCGAGCCTCTCGAAGAGGAGGGCGTCGCCGGAAAACGAAAGAGCCGCCCGGGTTCCCGGGCGGCTCTCGTGTTTCAGGGCTGCGTCAGGCGAGGGCTACTCTTCCTTGCCCTTGCGGCCGCCGGCGGCGGCCCACTGCTCGAGCATCGCGGTGGTGACCGACTTCGGGCGCTCGATGGCGTAGCCGAGGCCGCGGTCCCACACGATGTTGGCGAGCACGCCGAGCGCGCGGCCGACGCCGAACTCGACCGTGTAGAAGTCCCACTCGCGGACGCCGTAGTACCACTGGATGACGCCGGACTGCGCGTCGACGTTCGGCCAGGGGTTCTTGGTCTTGCCGTGCTCGGTGAGGACGCCCGGGGCGACCTTGTAGATCATGTTGACGAGCTTGAAGAGCGGGTCATCCGGCAGGTGCTTCTGGCAGTACTCCATCTGCGCGGTGTAGCGCGGGTCGGTCTTGCGGAGCACCGCGTGCCCGTAGCCCGGGATGACCTGGCCGCCCTTGAGGGTGTCCCAGAGGAACGCCTTCAGCTCCTCCTCGGTCGGGATCTTCCCGCCGAGCTTCTTCATCACGTTCTGGATCCAGCCCAGGACCTCCTGGTTGGCGAGGCCGTGCAGCGGGCCGGCCAGGCCGTTCAGGCCGGCGGAGAACGCGTAGTACGGGTCGGACAGCGCCGAGGCCACGAGGTGCGTCGTGTGCGCGGAGACGTTCCCCGACTCGTGGTCCGAGTGGAGGATGAAGTACATGCGCGAGACGTCGTCGTACGGCTTCGCGATGCCCATCATGTG containing:
- the treZ gene encoding malto-oligosyltrehalose trehalohydrolase, yielding MTLPVHGPQLLDRGVRFSVWAPAQERLAVRVAGEERPLAREDGGWWSGVVREAKLGDRYQLVLPDGRALPDPASRRQPDGVHGPSQVWDARRYAWRHAFPGLPLEELAFYELHVGTFTPEGTLDAAAARLRDLVDLGVTCVELLPVQPFPGNRNWGYDGVSLHAVHEGYGGPEALQRFVDQAHALGLAVCLDVVYNHLGPEGNYLSVWAPYFTDRHKSPWGDGVNYDGPDAGPVRAYVLQAALQWVRDFRVDALRLDAVHAIPDDSPRHLVGALSDAVRAFADGSGRRIHVVAESDLEDRKVVDPPPGGWGCAAMWADDFHHAVHALLTGERGAFYQDFGGMAPLARALAEGFAFQGEPSRFRKKPWGTDTRGLAPSQFVFSLQNHDQVGNRPAGERLAALVPGEALFPLAALLLLGPGLPLLFMGEEYGEERPFLYFTSHGDPALAKAVSEGRKAEHLAEAGAGGVPDPQDEDTFRRSILAHRRDGRHGELWRHHRELLRIRRRHAAALGQRWPEVAVDGTSLALRRPGLEVEVNLGPSPAGGLPAWGWRVREG
- a CDS encoding 30S ribosomal protein S1 — translated: MADEKKPGSAGPVVIRKGVVTPLPPEPAPQADRAPPPEKADARPLWQRVADRRGAPGGAPGGGPGGARGPGRPGPARSGAPRGRGDRPRGDRPRREREEGPAREAAPREPQLRGEPPPPPPEAPIPEEGSFADLLAGSEAGPRKRWQVGEKVAAKIIQLGHDVAFLELGTGLAEGMIEIAELKGDDGEVTARVGDIVDGVVVKGGERGVVISKGRGHKGAHDREALVEAARTGLPVDGVVKAVNKGGLEVEVMGQRAFCPVSQIDVRFVGDPSAFVGQKLQFKVQRADGRDAVLSRRALLEEEKAERARKTREQLAEGAVFQGTVTSVQDYGAFVDIGGLEGLVHVSELSWDRVSKPQELLKAGDAVTVQVVKLEQDAKRGERIGLSVRALAPRPEPKAPAPGEARPVTAPPPPPRVGDVVKASVDKIEPFGLFVRFAGGRGLVPASETGTPRGTDLRRAFKVGDQLDCAISAIDEQGRLRLSKTEAEQAAERKEAQEYLRQAAPQGRGGKGFGTLGDLLREKLKR
- a CDS encoding DsrE family protein — translated: MAGRVVIFVTRGDESALRLAGACALAAAAMDDRVDLFLFGRAVAAAVEAAGDPEHPAALLHQARAAGRCRLLGCSASAVAEGVDLARAEAALDAVVGWPTVLEWSRGVVDRFYF
- a CDS encoding M23 family metallopeptidase; translated protein: MVNLSIDPPPFGGGPGGGGLARWLVYPALLVVGLAGGFVAGRKTAPRLPAGPVAAAPAPARPQPPPAPPAAGAPAPAPAPAAPGSAAVAAAPAAPAGNAAQPPAAVTPPGAPQGPLVRRISVTLQGPLEESISRALPEAERSWGEELTQVVNRLLVWSMQVSRDGRKGDKLEVLYELPTAQPSEVQAIGDAGPASKEPTVLALRYGSQKLGKLLTAYRFKPEGAPFARYYTAEGVEVEEHLQDSPVEGYEQITSLLRDGRRHKGVDYKTPVGTPVKAPFDGQITRRNWHFGANGNCLELVDAKSGRHAIFLHLEAAPKEMQPGTKVAKGQVIAKSGNSGHSTAPHLHYQLEAPDGRVLDPFAVLPTRQVKLDGASKGAFDQERSRLEPMLIAKR
- a CDS encoding citrate (Si)-synthase — its product is MANAKPRTTALKAKLFEKIEAFRPRTQKLNKEFGNVVIDSVNIGQAIGGARDVRCLVTDISYLDPQEGIRFRGKTIPETFAALPRKAGFEQPTVESFFYFLLTGDVPTAEQALEVEADWRSRAEVPAYVFDVLRAMPRDTHPMTMFSTAVLAMQRESVFAHRYAEGMKKTDYWDATYEDAMNLLAKLPHIAAYIYRMKYKGDTHIEPDAKLDFGGNFAHMMGIAKPYDDVSRMYFILHSDHESGNVSAHTTHLVASALSDPYYAFSAGLNGLAGPLHGLANQEVLGWIQNVMKKLGGKIPTEEELKAFLWDTLKGGQVIPGYGHAVLRKTDPRYTAQMEYCQKHLPDDPLFKLVNMIYKVAPGVLTEHGKTKNPWPNVDAQSGVIQWYYGVREWDFYTVEFGVGRALGVLANIVWDRGLGYAIERPKSVTTAMLEQWAAAGGRKGKEE